Within Chelatococcus sp. HY11, the genomic segment GAACTGCTGCCACGGCTATCGATGGTGATGGCCATGGCCCGCTTGCCGGATGGAAGCATGGCCGACATGAAGCCGGAGCCGTTGGCCTTGATCAGGCTTTCCCGGCGGACCAGGTCACCGCTGGCGATACTGGCGCGGGCGATCGTGCCGGTAAGTTCGGCGACAGCCTCGGCGGTGTCGCGTTTCGTGATCGCGTAGGCTGGAAGGCTATCAGCAGGCCAGGTCTGCCAGCGCAGGTTTTCCTCTTTGACCGTACTGCCCATGCCGATATCGCTCGCAGTCACCAGGACCTCAACGGTCCGCAACGTGGGCTGCGCCGGAAGCGACGGTGCTGGGGTTCTGCTCGTGCCACGTGCGAGGTAGGCCGCCGAGATGCCAGCGGCCAATGCTATGCCGAGAACGACGAAACGTGCTGATTTCATTGCAGCCGCAATCCAACGACACGCTGAAACATGATTGAGGGGCGGCTGGCCCGCGGAGACGTCCGCCACATGGGCCTGCCAGTAAGGGCTCATACCGACTGACGCGCCGGATTGGTCATGAACCGCCGGCGGGGTACATCAGAACATGGCGTGACGCAGCAATATGGCCATTTATGCGCGCCAATATGTCAACTAATGGTTAATAGGATACGACATCAAAATAGCCAGCCGTTGCAGTGTGAATAGAGGCATCGCATATCGCGCACATCAACGCAATAAGTATAGATTTACTTATATAATCCGCATCACGAGAGCATTGTTGCTTTCCATATGGCGCTATCTGGGTAGATAATCAGTCCGGCCGTTGCGAGCGCCATGCCATAAGGAACGCCAGTCCCTGCACCGTGGAGCCGGCGTGCCCATGCCCATTCTTCCGCGAAGACAGGCAGCGGCATGCGCCTGGCGACCAGCAATGCCAGCGTGAGGCCAGCGCCGATCAACGAGGTCAGAACTGCGTAATCCAGCAACGGCATCGTCGGGCCGAACCAGAGCGCGGTAGCTGCCGCCAGTTTCGCGTCTCCTCCACCGATCCAGCCGCAAGCGAAGAAACAGAACGTGACGGCAAGCATGAGAACGGCCGCCGTGGCATGGAGGCCTATCGTCGTGGCGGACAGACCTGCCACCGGCGCGAAGAGAGAAAAGCCGACAATCAGTACCAGCGGAATGAAGTTTGGGATTGTCATGGTCATGATGTCGTTGACCGCGGCCAGTATCATAAGAAAAGGAAACAGAATAAGCAGGGTCATTATCATAAAATATAATCTCTCTGCAGGATATTATCTTATATGAAGTGCAATGATCATTTTTGTTGATGTGAGTTGACGCTTGAATAAAAAAGCGGCCGCTGCGCCGAGTAGGGCACGCGACCGCTTTGTATGATTCCGGGAGCCCGCATTCCATTATGGGCCGGGCTACGCGGACTGGTATCCGTGGTGCCGCGATCAACCGCCGGCGGCGTTGCCAGCTTCTGTTGTCAGGCGTGTCCCGATGCCGTTGAACAATGCGGACAGTCCACTCTCAAGCTGCGTCAGCGCGCCAATAATAGCGACGGCGACCAGGGCGGCGATCAGGCCGTATTCAATAGCCGTTGCGCCATTTTCATCTTTCAAGAAACGCGAAAACAACATTACCATATCTACTGCTCCTTGCACCAGGTTCTCATCATCAAGCGCCTCTCTTTGTTTGGCGCTACCGGAACCATGGCTCACCGTAACACCGCAACCATTGCGCCTCAGTTAAATTCAAGGAAAAAGACATACAGAGTTTTTCTCCCTTATCTCATAGTCAATATGTCGTTTATAAGATTTTTTCGATTATAATAAGTATTATATAAAAAATACTCGTCATAATAATTGGTATTGAGAATAGGGTTTTGGTATAATAATTTCTTTATGTTTCGCGAGTGGGTGCGATATGTTGTTTTTCATTAAGTTGCACCGCGATGGTTATCCGAACGTTCATTGTCCATGGCGTAGGGTCGGTGTTATCCGTATCTGCCTGAAGATCACGAATCATGCACAAGCTTCATCGACAGTCGACATGCCGGGCGTTGCGGTTCAAACCGCTTTCCGGCCAGTTCACGAGCATTCTTTCCTGCCCGCGCATGTCGCCTGCTTTCCCGATACAGGGCGCGATGGCGGCTTGCCTCATCGCTTTGGGCATGGCGATTGTGCCGGATGGTCGCGTCCTGCACGCGGAGCCAACCGAGACAATCAGCGTCAGGACCAATCAGGCCAAGATCATTCGATTGCCGGATAGCGCACAGACCGTGATTGTCGGTAATCCATCGGTGGCCGATGTGTCTCTGCAGAAGAACAATGTTCTTGTGGTCACGGGAAAGAGTTTTGGAACAACAAACGTTATCGCTCTCGATGCGCGTGGTGCCGTTGTCGGGGAATCATTGTTGCGCGTCGAGGCGTCACGCGAGGGGGTCGTGGTTGTTCAGCATGGGCGGCAGCGACAAAGCTTTGTCTGCGCGCCGAACTGCGAGCCGACTCTGGTGATCGGTGACGACACCGATGCTTTCCGTACGTTGAAAAGCCAAATCGAGGATCGCAATGCGCTCGCGCAGGGGAAGTAGGAGGGGAGATGCCACCCGGGCCCCCTGGCCCGGTTTGCCAGCCGCCGCGCGCGCGTTCGCGCGCGCGAACGATGGCGTGACCGCGATCGAGCTTGCGATGGTCGCGCCACTTTTTCTGGCGCTCGCTTTCGCCATCATCCAGACGGCGTTGATCTTCTGGGCCCAGCAGGTGCTCGAAACCAATGTGGATGACGGCGCCCGGCTCGTGCTGACCGGCCGCTCGCAAACGGGCGGCTCAAGCGACAGCGCGCGCCTGACAAGCCTGCGCAACAGCATCTGCGATGGCTCACCGATCGTGATGGTCGGGGCGAGCGAGTGCAAAGCCAATCTACACCTTGATGTGCGGGTTCTGTCCAGCTTCAATCAGGCGGACCTGAACATGCCGATCCGCGACGGGGCTATCGATGTCTCGGGCTTCGGGTATCAAAGCAGCAGCGCCAATCAGATCGTGCTTGTCCGGGCGGTCCTGGAACTTCCGGTTTTCATCGCCTTCGGCAATCCGGCCATCGCGAATCTCGCCAATGGCAACCGACTGATCATGGCGACGGCGGCCTTCAGGACGGAGCCATTCGAATGACAGTCACCGTGAATGGCTTGCTGGCGCGCGCGATGCAAAAGCTTAGTTGTTTTGCCGGCTCACGACATGGCATTGCGGCAATAGAGTTCGCCCTGGTCATGCCTGTGATGGCCCTCATCTATGTCGGTTTCGTCGTCATCACCAATGGCGTCGCGCTCAATCGCAAGGTCTCGATCATGGCACATACGCTGGCGGATCTGACCGCGCGCGTGCAGATCGTTACCGATAGCGAGCGCGACCTGGTTTTCAGTGCCGCGCGAGCTGTTCTCTCGCCCTATGCGCCAGCCGGCGTCACCTTGGTGCTCTCCAGCGTTTATATTGACAGTAACGGCGTCGCCAAGGTGGTTTGGAGCGACGCCAACCGCAGCGGGGCAGCGCTCACCCGGGGGGGCGTCTACACCTTCCCCGCCGGCGCGGCAGGCCTGGCGATCAGGAATTCGTCACTGATCGTCGGCGATGTCACCTATCCCTATTTCGACGGCTGGGCCGAGGTCTTGAGTTCTCTTGGCTTTCCCATGTCCGCCTTTCGTGATGGTGTGCTGACGATGCGCGAGACGCGCACATTGACACCGCGGCTCGTGCCGCGCATTTCGCGCATCATGAGCAATGGCACCGTCTATCAGTAGTCCTGCTGAAATGCGTGGCAAGCCATTCCCAATTCCGGTAGAGCAGAGAGCGTGACGGAGAGTCCTTCGCCTTGTGTAGCGCGATGGCTGGAGAGTTCCCGTGTCCGGCGGTTAAGAGTTGTGGGACGGAGAGATGGTAACGACGCAGGCTCAGGCATCTTCCCCACGTGTCGTTGTCTTCGATGTCGGCGCGGTTCTTCTGGAGTGGGACCCGCGGCACCTCTACCGCAAGATCTTCGCCGGTGATGATGCACGCATGGAGCATTTCCTCGCGGAGGTCTGTACGCAGGCTTGGAATCTCGAGCAGGACCGTGGACGCTCGTGGGGCGAGGCTATCGCTGAACGCACGGCGCTTTATCCGGATTGGGAGGCCGAGATCGCGGCCTTCGACGCGCGTTGGAGCGAGATGGTGCCGCATGCGATCGAGGGCACTGTGGCCTTGCTCGCGGCTCTGCGAAGCGCCGGCGTGCCGACCTATGCGATCACCAATTTCTCGGCGGAGAAGTTCATCCTCGCGCGCGAACGCTTTCCGTTTCTCGGCGGCTTCGATGGCATCGTCGTCTCCGGGGAGGTACTTCTCGTCAAGCCGGATCCGGCGATCTTCACGCTCTTTCTGGAACAGAACGGGCTGACTGCGGCAGAGTGCCTGTTCGTCGATGACAACGAGGCCAATATCGCGACGGCGCGGCAGCTGGGCTTCACCGCCCACCAGTTCTCCGCGCCTGAACACTTCGCCGATGCGCTCAAGGCTTCGGGATTTCCCGTCTAGGTCGCCCGCGCGATCATCGCGACCGGGGCGATATGCCCCTTCTGCAAGGCGCCCAGCACATTCTCCATACACTGGCCTCCGGCCGGGCCCATCAGCAGGTGCAGGCCAAGCGGCGGGGCGCCCTCCTTTGCGACCTTCTCCCGCATGGCTTTTGCAAGGTCGAGCGCCAGCGCGGACCGATCATGCGCTGCGGCGATGATGAAGCCCGCACCCTCGAGGGCATTGCGATAGGTATCGGGGCGCTCGACATGGCTTGTGACGCTCGTTTGCGCCCAGGGCATTGGGAACGGCAGTTCCACATTGTCCAGCCGCATCACGTCATAAACGCCAAATCGACCGCCGGGCTTCAAAACCCGGCGGATCTCGGAGAACAGCGCGGTCTTGTTGGGAATGTTCATCCCGACATGGATAAGAGTCGCGGCGTCGAAGTGGCTAGAGGGGAAGGGAAGCGCGAGCGCGCTTGCCTTGGTGAACGTCACCCGGTCGTCGAGGCCGCACCGCTTCGTCAGGGCCGTTGCGACGGTGACATAGTCCTCGGTGAGATCGATGCCGGAGACGGTGCAGCCGCAGGCTTCGGCGAAATAGCGGGCCGGCCCGCCTATTCCTGAACCGACATCGAGCACATGCTCACCCTTCGTCAGTCCAAGATCGGTCGCCAGGGCGACGGTCGCCGCATGCCATCCAAGATGAAATTCATCCGCTCCACGAAGGTCGGTGGATGTCAGATGATCGATATCCGCGCCGGAAGCGTGCAACGCGTCGAGGATCGCGTTTTCAAGGCCTGCGCGGCTGTAGTGGTTTGCAACCTCTCTCTCAGTGTCCATAGGGCCTGCTCCCCTTCGTGCGGCCGGAAAGCCGCGCGGCGCGCGGCTTTCCGGTCCTGTTTTCGGGGTTGGCTGGCCATCCGTCGGCCGGGCCCTTGCGAGCCCAGTCGATCAGAATGTCTGATTGTAGGCGCCAACCTCCGGATTCTCACGCAGCACGTCGTCGATCGCCTTGAACATCTCACGCGTGCGCGCTTCCGAGACCGGGCTCTCGATGACGACGACCAGTTCCGGCTTGTTGGACGAGGCACGCACGAGGCCCCAGGTGCCGTCTTCGGAGACGACGCGCACGCCGTTGACGGTAATCAGGTCGCGAATCGATTGGCCGGCGACGGTCTCGCCGGCCGCATGCATCGCCTGGAACCGCTTCACGACGCGGTCGGCCACCTCGTATTTTACCTCGTCGGCGCAATGGGGCGCCATGGTCGGCGTACCCCAGGTCTTGGGCACCTCGCGGTAAAGATCGGCCATCGACTTGCCGGGGTTGCGGTCGAGCATGTCGCAGACGGCGAGCGCCGTGACTAGGCCGTCGTCATAGCCGCGGCCAACGGGCGCGTTGAAGAAGAAGTGGCCGGATTTCTCGAAGCCGGCGAGCGCGTTGAGATCGCGCACGCGGCGCTTGATGTAGCTGTGGCCGGTCTTCCAGTAGTCCGCCTTCACGCCGTTCTTGATGAGGACGGGATCGGTCACGAACAGTCCGGTGGACTTCACGTCGACCACGAAGGTGGAGCCGGGATGCAGCGTCGAGAGATCGCGCGCCAGCATGACGCCGATCTTGTCGGCGAAGATTTCCTCGCCCTCATTGTCGACCACGCCGCAGCGGTCGCCGTCGCCGTCGAAACCGAGGGCGACGTCGGCGCCGACCTCGCGCACCTTGTCCGCCATGGCATGAAGCATCTTCATGTCCTCGGGGTTCGGATTGTAGCGCGGGAAGGAGTGGTCGAGCTCGGTATCAAGCGGGATGACCTCGCAGCCGATCGCCTCGAGGATCTGCGGCGCGAAGGCGCCAGCGGTGCCGTTGCCGCAGGCGGCGATGACCTTGAGGCGGCGCTTCAGTTTCGGCCGGTTGGTGAGATCGGCGATGTAGCGCGCCGGGAAGTTCTCGATGAACTCGTAGCCGCCGCCGTCACGGGTCTTGACGTTGCCCGAGAGCACGATTTCCTTCAGCCGGCCCATCTCGTCGGGACCGAAGGTGACAGGGCGCTGGGCGCCCATCTTCACGCCGGTCCAGCCGTTGTCGTTGTGCGAGGCGGTGACCATGGCGACCGCCGGCACGTCGAGATCGAACTGAGCGAAATAGGCCATCGGCGACATGGCGAGGCCGATGTCCTTGACCCTGATGCCGGCCGCCATCAGGCCGGAGATCAGGGCGTATTTGATGGATGAGGAATAGCCGCGGAAATCGTGTCCGGTGACGATTTCAGGCTTTGTTCCAAGCTCGTGGAGTAGGGTGCCGAGGCCGATGCCCAGCGCCTGAACCCCCATGAGGTTGATTTCCTTCTGGAACAACCAGCGCGCGTCGTATTCGCGGAAGCCCGTGGGCTTCACCAACGGCAGCGACTCGTAATCATAGGTATTGGGCGTGAGGGACGTCTGGGGCTTTGGAAACATGGGCACCACTTGTTGTTGCGGCTAGAAACGTGAACGTTCATCGCATGATGGACCATACGCGCGGATGCGTATTTGGCAAAGTGATCATGAACGCCGCCTTTAACATCGCGATGAAAGGGGCAATTTCATGCCCGGCCTGGTCGGCAGCGTCATCGCGCTGCGAGCCAGCTACCCGGCACATCGGGATGGCGGGGACGAGGCGGTCACGACGTCGTGCAGAGAATCACAACGGTCATCCCGGAAGCCGCGGAGCGGCTGACCGGGATCCATGAACACAGTCGGCGCTCCAGGGATACTCGCTGTGTTCATGGATCCCGGGCTCGTTGCTGCGCAACGCTCCGGGATGACCGTAGGCAGCGTCTTCTGGGGCTGTGCCGGGTCGGCATCTTACTCCCGCACGGAGCCGCCTTTGGCGGTATCGAGCGAAAAGGCGGCTGCAAAGAGCGCCCTGGTATAGTCTTCACGCGGATTGGCGAAGAGGCTTCGCGCGTCACCTTGCTCGACCACCACCCCGTCGCGCATGACGATGACCGATGAGGCCAGCGCTCGCACAACCTTGAGATCGTGGCTGATGAAGAGATAGGCGAGCTTCTTGGCATCCTGCAGGTCGCGCAGGAGGTCGACGATCTGCGCCTGAACCGACATGTCGAGCGCCGAGGTTGGCTCGTCGAGGACGACGAAACGTGGTTCGAGCGCCATGGCGCGCGCGATGGCTATGCGTTGGCGCTGCCCGCCGGAGAACTCATGCGGATAGCGATCCATCGTCGCCGGATCAAGCCCGACATCGATGAGCGCGCGGGCCACGACCTCGCGGCGATCCTCATAGGTGAGACCGCGCTTCTGCACCAGAAGGCCTTCC encodes:
- a CDS encoding Flp family type IVb pilin, coding for MVMLFSRFLKDENGATAIEYGLIAALVAVAIIGALTQLESGLSALFNGIGTRLTTEAGNAAGG
- a CDS encoding TadE/TadG family type IV pilus assembly protein; translation: MTAIELAMVAPLFLALAFAIIQTALIFWAQQVLETNVDDGARLVLTGRSQTGGSSDSARLTSLRNSICDGSPIVMVGASECKANLHLDVRVLSSFNQADLNMPIRDGAIDVSGFGYQSSSANQIVLVRAVLELPVFIAFGNPAIANLANGNRLIMATAAFRTEPFE
- a CDS encoding phosphomannomutase/phosphoglucomutase, whose protein sequence is MFPKPQTSLTPNTYDYESLPLVKPTGFREYDARWLFQKEINLMGVQALGIGLGTLLHELGTKPEIVTGHDFRGYSSSIKYALISGLMAAGIRVKDIGLAMSPMAYFAQFDLDVPAVAMVTASHNDNGWTGVKMGAQRPVTFGPDEMGRLKEIVLSGNVKTRDGGGYEFIENFPARYIADLTNRPKLKRRLKVIAACGNGTAGAFAPQILEAIGCEVIPLDTELDHSFPRYNPNPEDMKMLHAMADKVREVGADVALGFDGDGDRCGVVDNEGEEIFADKIGVMLARDLSTLHPGSTFVVDVKSTGLFVTDPVLIKNGVKADYWKTGHSYIKRRVRDLNALAGFEKSGHFFFNAPVGRGYDDGLVTALAVCDMLDRNPGKSMADLYREVPKTWGTPTMAPHCADEVKYEVADRVVKRFQAMHAAGETVAGQSIRDLITVNGVRVVSEDGTWGLVRASSNKPELVVVIESPVSEARTREMFKAIDDVLRENPEVGAYNQTF
- a CDS encoding prepilin peptidase gives rise to the protein MIMTLLILFPFLMILAAVNDIMTMTIPNFIPLVLIVGFSLFAPVAGLSATTIGLHATAAVLMLAVTFCFFACGWIGGGDAKLAAATALWFGPTMPLLDYAVLTSLIGAGLTLALLVARRMPLPVFAEEWAWARRLHGAGTGVPYGMALATAGLIIYPDSAIWKATMLS
- a CDS encoding HAD family phosphatase encodes the protein MVTTQAQASSPRVVVFDVGAVLLEWDPRHLYRKIFAGDDARMEHFLAEVCTQAWNLEQDRGRSWGEAIAERTALYPDWEAEIAAFDARWSEMVPHAIEGTVALLAALRSAGVPTYAITNFSAEKFILARERFPFLGGFDGIVVSGEVLLVKPDPAIFTLFLEQNGLTAAECLFVDDNEANIATARQLGFTAHQFSAPEHFADALKASGFPV
- the cpaB gene encoding Flp pilus assembly protein CpaB, which encodes MKSARFVVLGIALAAGISAAYLARGTSRTPAPSLPAQPTLRTVEVLVTASDIGMGSTVKEENLRWQTWPADSLPAYAITKRDTAEAVAELTGTIARASIASGDLVRRESLIKANGSGFMSAMLPSGKRAMAITIDSRGSSSAGGFILPNDRVDVIRTYRSEQQGSNETILAQTILQNIRVLAIGQIVQEKAGERVVSGENATLEVDPRQAEILTRAQKNGQLSLVLRSLTDADVAAVAIDPEDSMTIVRFGVASQTGGR
- a CDS encoding pilus assembly protein N-terminal domain-containing protein; this encodes MHKLHRQSTCRALRFKPLSGQFTSILSCPRMSPAFPIQGAMAACLIALGMAIVPDGRVLHAEPTETISVRTNQAKIIRLPDSAQTVIVGNPSVADVSLQKNNVLVVTGKSFGTTNVIALDARGAVVGESLLRVEASREGVVVVQHGRQRQSFVCAPNCEPTLVIGDDTDAFRTLKSQIEDRNALAQGK
- a CDS encoding TadE/TadG family type IV pilus assembly protein codes for the protein MTVTVNGLLARAMQKLSCFAGSRHGIAAIEFALVMPVMALIYVGFVVITNGVALNRKVSIMAHTLADLTARVQIVTDSERDLVFSAARAVLSPYAPAGVTLVLSSVYIDSNGVAKVVWSDANRSGAALTRGGVYTFPAGAAGLAIRNSSLIVGDVTYPYFDGWAEVLSSLGFPMSAFRDGVLTMRETRTLTPRLVPRISRIMSNGTVYQ
- a CDS encoding methyltransferase domain-containing protein, whose product is MDTEREVANHYSRAGLENAILDALHASGADIDHLTSTDLRGADEFHLGWHAATVALATDLGLTKGEHVLDVGSGIGGPARYFAEACGCTVSGIDLTEDYVTVATALTKRCGLDDRVTFTKASALALPFPSSHFDAATLIHVGMNIPNKTALFSEIRRVLKPGGRFGVYDVMRLDNVELPFPMPWAQTSVTSHVERPDTYRNALEGAGFIIAAAHDRSALALDLAKAMREKVAKEGAPPLGLHLLMGPAGGQCMENVLGALQKGHIAPVAMIARAT